In Mastacembelus armatus chromosome 5, fMasArm1.2, whole genome shotgun sequence, a single genomic region encodes these proteins:
- the sec13 gene encoding protein SEC13 homolog isoform X1, with product MVSVINTVDTSHEDMIHDAQMDYYGTRLATCSSDRTVKIFDVRNGGQILVADLRGHEGPVWQVAWAHPMFGNILASCSYDRKVIIWKEENGAWDKMYEYTGHESSVNSVCWGPYEFGPILACGSSDGAISLLTLTGDQQWDVKKISNAHTIGCNAVSWAPAVVPGSLIDQPSGQKPNYVKRFVSGGCDNLVKLWKEEDGQWKEDQKLEAHSDWVRDVGWAPSIGLPTSTIASCSQDGRVFIWTCDDPAGNTWTAKLLHKFNDVVWHVSWSITGNILAVSGGDNKVTLWKESMDGQWACISDVSKGQGAVSTITDTQQNEQ from the exons CATGATGCCCAGATGGATTACTACGGGACTCGACTCGCCACCTGTTCCTCTGATCGCACCGTGAAGATCTTCGATGTCAGAAACGGAGGGCAGATCCTGGTAGCAGATCTTAGGGG CCATGAGGGCCCTGTGTGGCAGGTAGCATGGGCTCACCCAATGTTCGGGAACATCCTGGCTTCTTGCTCCTACGACCGTAAAGTTATTATATGGAAGGAGGAAAATGGAGCCTGGGACAAGATGTATGAATACACCGGGCACGAGTCAtcag TGAACTCTGTGTGCTGGGGTCCATATGAATTTGGTCCCATTCTGGCCTGTGGCAGCTCAGACGGAGCCATTTCCCTCCTCACATTAACTGGAGATCAGCAGTGGGACGTCAAGAAGATCAGTAACGCTCACACT ATCGGCTGTAACGCAGTCAGCTGGGCTCCTGCAGTAGTTCCAGGCAGCCTGATTGATCAGCCGTCAGGGCAGAAACCAAACTACGTCAAACGCTTTGTCTCTGGAGGCTGCGACAACCTGGTCAAACTCTGGAA agaggaggatggtcaGTGGAAGGAGGATCAGAAGCTGGAGGCTCACAGTGATTGGGTGAGAGATGTCGGCTGGGCTCCTTCCATTGGTCTTCCCACCAGCACCATTGCCAGCTGCTCTCAG GACGGACGTGTGTTTATCTGGACGTGTGACGACCCTGCAGGCAACACCTGGACGGCCAAACTGCTCCATAAGTTCAATGATGTGGTCTGGCATGTCAGCTGGTCCATCACTGGAAATATTCTCGCTGTTTCTGGAGGAGACAACAAG GTGACGCTGTGGAAGGAGTCGATGGATGGTCAGTGGGCGTGTATCAGTGACGTCAGCAAGGGTCAGGGCGCCGTGTCcaccatcacagacacacagcagaacgagcagtga
- the sec13 gene encoding protein SEC13 homolog isoform X2 codes for MVSVINTVDTSHEDMIHDAQMDYYGTRLATCSSDRTVKIFDVRNGGQILVADLRGHEGPVWQVAWAHPMFGNILASCSYDRKVIIWKEENGAWDKMYEYTGHESSVNSVCWGPYEFGPILACGSSDGAISLLTLTGDQQWDVKKISNAHTIGCNAVSWAPAVVPGSLIDQPSGQKPNYVKRFVSGGCDNLVKLWKEEDGQWKEDQKLEAHSDWDGRVFIWTCDDPAGNTWTAKLLHKFNDVVWHVSWSITGNILAVSGGDNKVTLWKESMDGQWACISDVSKGQGAVSTITDTQQNEQ; via the exons CATGATGCCCAGATGGATTACTACGGGACTCGACTCGCCACCTGTTCCTCTGATCGCACCGTGAAGATCTTCGATGTCAGAAACGGAGGGCAGATCCTGGTAGCAGATCTTAGGGG CCATGAGGGCCCTGTGTGGCAGGTAGCATGGGCTCACCCAATGTTCGGGAACATCCTGGCTTCTTGCTCCTACGACCGTAAAGTTATTATATGGAAGGAGGAAAATGGAGCCTGGGACAAGATGTATGAATACACCGGGCACGAGTCAtcag TGAACTCTGTGTGCTGGGGTCCATATGAATTTGGTCCCATTCTGGCCTGTGGCAGCTCAGACGGAGCCATTTCCCTCCTCACATTAACTGGAGATCAGCAGTGGGACGTCAAGAAGATCAGTAACGCTCACACT ATCGGCTGTAACGCAGTCAGCTGGGCTCCTGCAGTAGTTCCAGGCAGCCTGATTGATCAGCCGTCAGGGCAGAAACCAAACTACGTCAAACGCTTTGTCTCTGGAGGCTGCGACAACCTGGTCAAACTCTGGAA agaggaggatggtcaGTGGAAGGAGGATCAGAAGCTGGAGGCTCACAGTGATTGG GACGGACGTGTGTTTATCTGGACGTGTGACGACCCTGCAGGCAACACCTGGACGGCCAAACTGCTCCATAAGTTCAATGATGTGGTCTGGCATGTCAGCTGGTCCATCACTGGAAATATTCTCGCTGTTTCTGGAGGAGACAACAAG GTGACGCTGTGGAAGGAGTCGATGGATGGTCAGTGGGCGTGTATCAGTGACGTCAGCAAGGGTCAGGGCGCCGTGTCcaccatcacagacacacagcagaacgagcagtga